The following DNA comes from Candidatus Binataceae bacterium.
CGTAGTTGGTGAGTAATCCCACCCCGTCGGCGTGCAGGCTGTCCATCGCATACTCGATCTCGCGCAGGCTGCCTTGGGTATCGGGTAAAGGGGTCGCGGCGAACAGGCCGAAGCGGCCCGGATGGTCCTGCCCTAGCTTGGCGCCGTACTCGTTGCATTCGCGCGCCAAGCGACGGGCCTGCCCGACGTTGTCGAACCACACGCCGGGGGTGGAAACGGAGATTACAGCGGTGGCGACGCCGTTGCGATCCATCTCCTCCAGCGAATGGGCCGGAGTCCAATTCATCACTCGCGGAATCGGCGGAGTCTCGTGGCTAAGGGCTTGATGGACGGCCTTGACGTATTTGGGCGGCAACATGTGATGATGGACATCGATGATGCGCCCGTGCTGCGCCGCGCCTGTGCCGGCGGCCGCCGACTGCGCGCGAGCGCGGCCCACGGCGCCGAGCGCGGTCGCACCCAGCGCGGCCATCCCGGCCAACATCTGCCGGCGCGAGATGCGTCCCCGCTCCGTGGGCGCCGGCGCGAGCGTGGGCTGTTGGCTTGAAATCTGGCTGCACTTCATTACGTCTCCTCCCGTGGGTCTTCGGCGACCGCATCCCCGCTGGTGGGTTTGGCGAGGAACTAGCACGAACGGCAGGCTTATCGCCAGCGCCGCGCACCGAAGCGCAC
Coding sequences within:
- a CDS encoding amidohydrolase family protein, producing the protein MKCSQISSQQPTLAPAPTERGRISRRQMLAGMAALGATALGAVGRARAQSAAAGTGAAQHGRIIDVHHHMLPPKYVKAVHQALSHETPPIPRVMNWTPAHSLEEMDRNGVATAVISVSTPGVWFDNVGQARRLARECNEYGAKLGQDHPGRFGLFAATPLPDTQGSLREIEYAMDSLHADGVGLLTNYDGKHLGDRKFWPVYEELNRRKAVVYVHPTSLAGCMTPVPGTTIALIEFPTDTTRTITDLIYSGTLTRYPNIQFIFSHGGGSMPMLAHRIFGGLEGQHRLKPSDQGFPPELRRLHYDTASITNPPAMTALLKMVPASQVLFGSDYPWGLIGPTERQLVGLNLTDDQVADIEYRNAHQLFTRFQAG